From the genome of Eucalyptus grandis isolate ANBG69807.140 chromosome 2, ASM1654582v1, whole genome shotgun sequence, one region includes:
- the LOC104433706 gene encoding 4-sulfomuconolactone hydrolase, protein NGREWNRGRGAFPPKVIDSHLHVWASPAEAADKYPYFPGQEPTLPGDVDFLLQSMDEAGVDGALIVQPINHKFDHSLVTSVLKKYPTKFVGCCLANPAEDGSGIEKLEQLVLKDGYRAVRFNPYLWPSGQKMTNEVGKALFSKAGELGIPVGFMCMKGLNLHISEIEELCKEFPSTVVLLDHLAFCKPPLNDEESRTFSELLRLSRYPQVYVKFSALFRVSRMPFPYLDLSDLLSKLITHFGANRILWGSDFPFVVPECGYKGAKDAVSLIAKQVPLASSELEWIMGRTVMKLFPNGWL, encoded by the exons AATGGCCGCGAGTGGAACCGAGGGCGGGGCGCCTTTCCCCCCAAAGTGATCGATTCGCACTTGCACGTGTGGGCTTCTCCCGCAGAG GCTGCAGATAAATATCCTTACTTTCCTGGGCAAGAACCGACTTTACCGGgagatgttgattttcttctccAG TCTATGGATGAAGCAGGCGTAGATGGTGCTCTCATTGTGCAACCTATTAATCACAAGTTCGACCACTCTTTAGTGACGAG CGTCTTAAAAAAATATCCAACTAAATTCGTTGGTTGTTGCCTTGCCAATCCTGCAGAAGATGGAAGTGGTATAGAGAAGTTGGAGCAGCTTGTTTTGAAG GATGGTTATAGAGCTGTTCGTTTCAACCCATATTTGTGGCCTTCCGGTCAAAAG ATGACCAATGAAGTTGGAAAGGCATTATTCTCTAAAGCAGGAGAGCTTGGGATACCTGTGGGCTTCATGTGCATGAAA GGCCTCAATCTCCATATTTCAGAAATCGAAGAGCTATGCAAAGAATTTCCTTCAACAGTGGTTTTGCTTGATCATTTAGCTTTTTGCAAGCCACCACT AAATGATGAGGAAAGTCGCACCTTCTCTGAGCTTCTAAGATTGTCCAGATACCCTCAG GTGTACGTAAAATTCAGTGCTCTTTTCAGGGTGTCAAGAATGCCATTTCCGTATCTTGATTTATCTGACCTTCTTTCAAAACTTATTACCCACTTTGGTGCGAACCGAATATTATGGGGCAG tgACTTCCCATTTGTTGTACCGGAATGTGGTTATAAAGGAGCGAAAGATGCAGTCTCTCTCATTGCCAAACAAGTGCCTCTAGCGTCTTCTGAGCTGGAATGGATCATGGGCAGAACAGTCATGAAGCTCTTCCCCAATGGCTGGCTCTAA
- the LOC104433698 gene encoding probable WRKY transcription factor 75 has translation MNIHCDEPLSSSLSFMENLSYSSSLLPCPPSPPLSSSSPSFLSLNPRLTGLGAYNAEFKGHGDNNIEQSGYLGLDMSNSSPLDHRRVPEAPAAVDENDAENALKAVKKKGGKKVRKPKYAFQTRSQVDILDDGYRWRKYGQKAVKNNKFPRSYYRCTFHGCNVKKQVQRLTKDEGMVVTTYEGMHSHPIEKSTENFEHILSQLQIYGASL, from the exons atgAACATCCACTGCGACGagcctctctcttcttctctctctttcatggAGAACCTGAGCTACTCTTCTTCACTCCTTCCTTGCCCACCTTCACCGCCGCTGTCTTCTTCATCCCCGTCTTTTCTGTCATTGAACCCTAGATTGACCGGCTTGGGTGCTTACAACGCCGAATTCAAAGGACATGGCGATAACAATATCGAGCAAAGTGGTTATCTGGGGCTGGACATGTCGAACTCATCGCCGTTGGATCACCGTCGCGTGCCTGAAGCGCCAGCAGCGGTGGATGAGAATGACGCCGAGAACGCCTTGAAGGCAGTCAAGAAGAAGGGAGGGAAGAAGGTGAGGAAGCCGAAATATGCTTTCCAGACAAGGAGCCAAGTGGACATACTCGACGACGGTTACCGGTGGAGGAAGTATGGCCAAAAGGCCGTGAAGAACAACAAATTCCCACG GAGCTACTACCGTTGCACGTTCCACGGCTGCAACGTGAAGAAGCAAGTCCAACGACTGACCAAAGACGAAGGCATGGTGGTGACGACGTACGAAGGAATGCATTCTCATCCGATCGAGAAATCCACGGAGAACTTCGAGCACATCTTGAGCCAGCTGCAGATCTACGGTGCCTCCCTTTAG